The following are encoded in a window of Ensifer adhaerens genomic DNA:
- a CDS encoding extracellular solute-binding protein translates to MTFATTKRRALLAAAGIASLLAATPALAEVTVLGWPGGPEETALRAAADAYNAKSDVAENDKVELLFFNRDGFWDKLQADLAAGSKAFDLNLLATYSIGRYAPFMEPVELSGEAKAVYGDSVLSTMQYQGKQYGVPTDLSLHFMYFRKDLIEALLKDDAGKAKYAEISEKYLGKKLEPKIPDEWTWDDYAATALYFTQAVNPDSPTRYGTVLQLKNLLFNIMVWQSVPRAYGANWMDDSGKITVNSDAYRKGLEIYKLLYDNGASPKDSLSYEFAEANAAFASGQVAAMLQWNAAAGDLTSKEKSPAVADVTETVAPPAGPQGRFTHIHGLGFGLNKNAENKEGAAKFVKWLSSKEAALIYAKNNGAPALTPEVVVEVADSRPDLVKLGEFAGKYGYVMNGATSAKALSVYELQAKEFTGYWSGQQSIEDALASTEKGMADLLK, encoded by the coding sequence ATGACATTTGCGACAACGAAAAGACGTGCGCTGCTCGCCGCAGCGGGTATTGCGAGCCTGCTGGCGGCCACGCCGGCCCTTGCGGAAGTAACGGTGCTCGGCTGGCCGGGCGGCCCGGAAGAAACGGCACTGCGGGCTGCCGCCGACGCCTACAACGCCAAGTCAGACGTTGCCGAGAACGACAAGGTCGAACTTCTGTTCTTCAACCGAGACGGCTTCTGGGACAAGCTGCAGGCCGATCTCGCCGCTGGCTCGAAGGCCTTCGACCTCAACCTGCTCGCTACCTATTCGATCGGCCGTTACGCGCCGTTCATGGAGCCGGTCGAACTTTCGGGCGAAGCCAAGGCGGTCTATGGCGATTCCGTACTGTCGACCATGCAGTACCAGGGCAAGCAATATGGCGTGCCAACCGATCTCTCGCTTCACTTCATGTATTTCCGCAAGGACCTGATCGAGGCCCTGCTGAAAGATGACGCCGGCAAGGCGAAATATGCCGAGATCTCGGAGAAGTATCTCGGCAAGAAGCTGGAGCCCAAGATCCCGGACGAGTGGACCTGGGACGATTACGCCGCCACCGCGCTCTACTTCACTCAGGCGGTCAACCCGGACAGCCCGACCCGCTACGGCACGGTGCTGCAGCTCAAGAACCTTCTCTTCAACATCATGGTCTGGCAGTCGGTACCACGCGCCTATGGTGCGAACTGGATGGACGACAGCGGCAAGATCACCGTGAACTCCGATGCCTATCGAAAGGGCCTCGAGATCTACAAGCTGCTCTACGACAATGGCGCATCACCGAAGGACTCACTGTCTTACGAATTTGCCGAGGCGAATGCCGCCTTTGCGTCTGGCCAAGTGGCCGCAATGCTGCAATGGAATGCGGCAGCCGGCGACCTGACGAGCAAGGAGAAATCCCCTGCTGTGGCAGACGTGACCGAAACGGTCGCACCACCTGCAGGTCCTCAAGGGCGCTTCACCCATATCCACGGCCTCGGTTTCGGCCTCAACAAGAATGCCGAAAACAAGGAGGGTGCGGCCAAGTTCGTGAAGTGGCTGTCTTCCAAGGAAGCCGCGCTGATCTACGCCAAAAACAACGGCGCACCAGCCCTGACGCCGGAAGTGGTCGTCGAGGTCGCCGATTCCCGGCCTGATCTCGTCAAGCTCGGCGAATTCGCCGGCAAGTACGGTTACGTCATGAACGGTGCTACGTCAGCCAAGGCGCTCTCGGTCTACGAACTGCAGGCCAAGGAGTTCACCGGCTACTGGTCCGGCCAGCAATCGATCGAGGATGCGCTCGCTAGCACCGAAAAGGGCATGGCAGACCTGCTGAAGTAA
- a CDS encoding ROK family protein: MTEPRTVLSIDVGGTKMLAALIRGTEIVDTHRMPTPRQGDPTQWLAALFGAIASWRGAYGSVGAAVTGIVDNGQWSALNRNTLAIPDRFPLTATIERLADVPVLAANDAHAAAWGEYAFGAGNREDMVFLTISTGIGGGIVLNGRLLEGLAGHFGQSRSAEWADDVLEDRVSGHWIAREASPHQSGATARDVFAAARNADDWARRIIETSAGRTALLCRNIQLTLDPKRIVIGGSIGLAEGYLAAVERALEPVPPRLRPSLHAAALGENAGVIGVANLAECQQNLRENQK, encoded by the coding sequence ATGACTGAGCCCCGGACCGTTCTTTCGATCGATGTCGGCGGCACGAAGATGCTGGCTGCCCTTATCCGGGGAACAGAGATCGTCGACACGCACCGGATGCCGACGCCCCGCCAAGGCGACCCGACCCAGTGGCTCGCCGCACTCTTCGGTGCGATCGCGTCCTGGCGCGGTGCGTACGGCTCGGTCGGCGCCGCGGTCACTGGCATTGTCGATAACGGCCAATGGTCAGCGCTCAACCGCAACACACTCGCCATACCTGATCGGTTTCCGCTGACAGCGACGATCGAACGACTGGCTGACGTGCCGGTACTGGCTGCAAACGACGCCCATGCGGCCGCCTGGGGTGAATACGCCTTTGGCGCAGGCAACCGCGAAGACATGGTCTTCCTGACGATCTCCACCGGCATCGGCGGCGGCATCGTCCTGAACGGGCGTCTGCTCGAGGGCCTCGCCGGACACTTCGGCCAATCGCGTAGTGCCGAATGGGCTGATGATGTGCTCGAAGATCGCGTGTCCGGCCACTGGATCGCCAGGGAGGCATCCCCCCACCAATCCGGCGCCACCGCGCGCGACGTCTTTGCCGCGGCCCGAAATGCCGATGACTGGGCCAGGCGCATCATCGAAACATCCGCGGGGCGAACCGCGCTGCTCTGCCGCAACATCCAGCTCACGTTGGACCCGAAACGCATCGTCATCGGCGGCAGCATCGGCCTGGCCGAAGGCTATCTCGCCGCCGTCGAACGCGCACTGGAACCGGTGCCGCCACGCCTTCGACCATCGCTACACGCCGCCGCCCTTGGGGAGAATGCAGGGGTGATCGGCGTTGCTAATCTTGCAGAGTGTCAACAAAACTTGAGGGAGAACCAAAAATGA
- a CDS encoding N-acetylmannosamine-6-phosphate 2-epimerase, which translates to MTFDIHSLKHGLIVSCQPVKGGVMDNAAMVVGFALAALDGGATALRIESADYVRAVRQATDRPIIGLVKRDLETSPIRITPFVEDVDALAAAGADIIAYDATARERPVATRTLIERIHAGGKIAMADCSVFADAERALAEGAEIVGSTLAGYTGPVEPTEPDFALIAAMRGLTPHVVAEGCVRTPEQAAQALQAGAFTVVVGSAITRPEHVTAWFRQALDQTLAGSEA; encoded by the coding sequence GTGACCTTCGACATCCATAGCCTCAAGCACGGTCTGATCGTTTCTTGCCAACCGGTGAAAGGCGGCGTCATGGACAATGCCGCCATGGTTGTCGGTTTCGCCTTGGCCGCGCTCGACGGCGGCGCAACCGCCCTTCGCATCGAGTCTGCAGACTATGTTCGCGCCGTGCGCCAGGCGACCGATCGGCCAATTATCGGCCTCGTCAAACGCGACCTGGAGACATCGCCGATCCGCATCACCCCCTTTGTCGAGGACGTCGATGCTCTGGCGGCAGCCGGCGCCGATATCATCGCCTATGATGCCACTGCTCGCGAACGGCCGGTTGCGACCAGGACGCTGATCGAGCGCATTCACGCCGGCGGCAAGATCGCCATGGCGGATTGCTCTGTTTTCGCCGACGCCGAGCGCGCGCTTGCCGAAGGTGCCGAGATCGTCGGCTCAACCCTTGCTGGCTACACCGGACCGGTCGAGCCGACGGAGCCGGACTTCGCGCTCATCGCCGCCATGCGCGGCCTCACCCCTCACGTGGTTGCCGAAGGCTGTGTGCGCACGCCCGAACAGGCCGCTCAGGCGCTGCAGGCGGGGGCCTTCACTGTCGTCGTCGGTTCCGCGATCACGCGTCCCGAACATGTGACGGCGTGGTTCCGGCAGGCGCTCGATCAAACGCTTGCCGGAAGCGAGGCTTGA
- a CDS encoding GntR family transcriptional regulator yields MNDQTTLEFLASQMSGDSGEPLYRRLEEAIKQAISASTLRRGSVIPSERDLSEGLSISRVTVRKAIEGLVADGLLDRRQGAKTVVSSRVEKSLATMTSFSEDMRSRGLEPGCTWISREISRPSPAEMMALGIPAGEKIVRLRRLRTANDTPIAIETASLPARFVPDPDAIGASLYEYLAAHGALPVRALQRMQAKPASDEERRLLATPEDTSLLVMERRCFLADGQIVEFTQTKYRGDVYDFVIELMR; encoded by the coding sequence ATGAACGATCAGACAACGCTCGAGTTTCTTGCCAGCCAAATGTCGGGCGACAGCGGCGAGCCGCTCTATCGCCGCCTTGAAGAGGCGATCAAACAGGCCATCAGCGCCTCGACACTCCGCCGCGGTTCGGTCATCCCCAGCGAGCGGGACTTGAGCGAGGGCCTTTCGATTTCGCGCGTGACGGTGCGCAAGGCGATCGAAGGGCTCGTCGCTGATGGCCTGCTTGACCGCCGCCAGGGGGCAAAGACCGTTGTTTCATCACGTGTCGAGAAATCCCTGGCCACGATGACGAGCTTCTCCGAAGATATGCGCTCGCGCGGGCTGGAACCCGGTTGCACCTGGATCTCACGTGAAATCAGCCGCCCGTCACCCGCTGAAATGATGGCGCTTGGCATTCCGGCGGGAGAAAAAATCGTACGCCTTAGACGATTGAGGACGGCCAACGACACGCCGATCGCGATCGAAACGGCATCGCTTCCCGCCCGCTTTGTGCCGGATCCGGACGCCATCGGCGCGTCCTTGTACGAATATCTCGCAGCCCACGGCGCTTTGCCTGTCCGGGCACTGCAGCGCATGCAGGCAAAGCCTGCAAGCGATGAAGAGCGACGCCTGCTCGCAACGCCCGAAGACACGAGCCTGCTCGTCATGGAGCGGCGCTGTTTCCTGGCCGATGGGCAAATTGTCGAATTCACCCAGACCAAGTACCGGGGTGACGTCTACGACTTCGTTATCGAGCTGATGAGGTAA
- a CDS encoding DUF1127 domain-containing protein: MNIARSINNWRKYRQTVTELGRMSNRELRDLGIERADIDRVARTAFAR; encoded by the coding sequence ATGAACATCGCACGCTCCATCAACAACTGGCGCAAGTACCGTCAGACGGTCACCGAACTGGGCCGCATGTCGAACCGCGAACTTCGCGACCTCGGCATCGAACGCGCCGACATCGACCGCGTCGCACGTACGGCCTTCGCCCGCTAA
- a CDS encoding DUF4105 domain-containing protein, with amino-acid sequence MVVLTVPPAILLAVAAAWASLALWYRLPVSEFTRGFIAGLFALVGLLTVAALFGRWRLKALLVFAVAFAVVLIWWRTIKPVEDGSWAPDVARQVTGEFHGDLLTLTNVRNFEWHSSTEFVERWTTRTYDMRKLRTVDLFMSYWAGPEIAHVIFSFGFEGGEQLPWSVEVRRRVGGAFSPLADLFKSNPLVIIAADERDVVGVRSNFRSEDVQIYRLKASPDQARALLREYVTDANALATTPLFYNSLTTNCTTTVVKMMRVVGDSIPFDWRLIVNGYLPDYAYDRGAVDTSVSLAELRNASHIGQRARDDGLSPNFSKAIRLGVPSPVPQGSP; translated from the coding sequence CTGGTTGTTCTGACTGTTCCGCCGGCGATTCTGCTAGCCGTGGCAGCCGCCTGGGCCTCGCTTGCATTATGGTATCGTCTTCCCGTTTCCGAATTCACAAGAGGTTTTATCGCCGGACTCTTTGCACTTGTCGGGCTTTTGACGGTCGCCGCGCTGTTTGGCCGCTGGCGTCTCAAAGCTCTCCTGGTATTTGCAGTTGCGTTCGCAGTTGTCTTGATTTGGTGGAGGACGATCAAACCCGTCGAAGACGGTTCGTGGGCACCTGATGTTGCACGACAGGTTACAGGCGAATTTCACGGCGACCTGCTGACACTAACCAATGTTCGCAACTTCGAATGGCACAGCAGCACGGAATTCGTCGAACGGTGGACCACGCGGACCTACGATATGAGGAAGCTCCGAACAGTCGACCTGTTCATGTCCTATTGGGCGGGGCCAGAGATTGCCCATGTAATATTCAGCTTTGGATTTGAAGGCGGCGAGCAGCTCCCGTGGTCGGTCGAAGTCCGTCGGCGGGTTGGCGGCGCGTTCTCGCCGCTCGCAGATTTGTTCAAGAGCAATCCTTTGGTGATCATCGCAGCCGACGAACGGGACGTGGTGGGCGTCCGGTCAAATTTCCGCAGCGAGGATGTTCAAATCTATCGCCTGAAGGCGTCACCTGACCAGGCGCGTGCGCTTCTGCGCGAGTATGTTACAGACGCCAACGCTCTTGCCACAACGCCGCTCTTCTACAACTCGCTTACGACCAACTGCACGACGACGGTTGTCAAGATGATGCGCGTTGTAGGAGACTCGATCCCGTTCGACTGGCGTCTCATCGTCAACGGGTATCTTCCCGACTACGCTTATGATCGGGGGGCGGTCGATACGTCAGTGTCGCTCGCAGAACTCAGAAATGCCAGTCATATCGGCCAACGTGCTCGGGACGACGGGTTGTCGCCAAATTTCTCAAAGGCAATAAGACTCGGCGTGCCTTCGCCAGTGCCGCAGGGCTCGCCTTGA